DNA sequence from the Cohnella herbarum genome:
ATTAATTGCCGCTTCGCGAGTTCCGGTCTCAACTCGTCTTGGTATCGCTCCCACAGATCGAACGTAAAAAACAGATCGTTCAAGCCGTTCTTGGCGGACCAGTCAATTAAATTCATCGCGTATTCGGTCGTCTCCGAGCTTTCCAGCACGAGCCCCCTTCTGGCGAACGTCGCCTTACGGGTTGTCCTGCCGATAATCGGCACGTTAACCGGCGTTGCGGGAATATGACGGTACGCGGGAGTCGGCCATGAGATTCCCGCATGCTCCTCAAGAAAACGGTACGTTCCGAACAAGACGGCTCTTGGGCTTGCTCCGGCAATGACCGCGTTGCCGTACTCGGCGCGAATCTCGAATTCGTCCAAGTTCTCCGAATCGCCGTCGTTTCCTTGCGGATGGGTCAATCGCAGAACAATAGAGTTTCCCCCTGCTTCCATTTCCCCTTCCGTAATGGAGCAATCGGCGCGGCCAACAAGCGACAGGTTCGTCTTAAGCTCGTCCGCCGCGAAACGCAACGTTTCATGCGCCGACGCGGGAATACAAATCCGTAAGCCCGATTCAATCGTTTCCGTTAAATTAAAGCCGTCTACATTGCTCTTGCTCATTGCGGCATTCCCCCAAGTATAATTGTGCGGTATAGGGAAGGCACGGCCCGCAATAAGCGCCGTGCCTTCCCGTATTTCTATTCTTCCGGCACGAACAGGACGTCCCGGAAATAGTTCGTATTGTTAAATGTATAGGTCGGCATCGTTCCGATCGCGGTCGTGCTTACCCCGCTGCCCGAATAGGTAACTAGATTTCCGTTCGAGATCGGATTGGCGAAACCCTGCGGGGAAGCCGCGTAATAGAAATCCGACGGACCGTTCGTAATCGAGACGATATAGTCCGTCCCCGAAGTCACGCTAATCGGCTCCGGAACAATAAACTCGCGCCAGCCGGGATGCCGGGTCGACACGTTCCAGGTATACGGACCGGCGATCCGCTGACCGTCGCTTACCCTCCAGAGGGACACGAGGTGAGCTCCTCCTTCGTCGGGATGGGCATAGAATCGAACGCCGACGATGCGGCCGTCGGCCGTCGGCCGGAATTTCGTCCCCAGCTCGTAACGGCGATCGTTGGAAAAGCTCTGCGGAACCGACGTATCCATGACGGTCTGCTCGTGATCCGGAACGAAAACGACGTCCCGGAAATAGTTCGTATCGTTATTCGAATAAGTCGGCATCGTTCCGATCGCGGTCGTGCTCACTCCGCCGCCCGCGTAAGAGATCAGCCGTCCGTTCGCGATCGGGGTTGAGAACCCTTGCTCGGCAACGGCGTATTGCTTGTCGTACACGCTGTTCGTGACCGACACGATATATTCCGTTCCTGCCTTGAGCCTCGCGGGGGTCGGGAGAGAGAATTCCTTCCACCCGGATGAGTCTGCGTTTACGTTCCAATCGTAAGGTCCCGCAAGAAGCGTCCCATCGCCGGCCTTCCATAACGAAACGCGATGAATGCCCGCTTCGTTCTCGTGCGCGTAGATTCTCGCTTTCGTCGCGTATCCGTCCGTCAGCGCCGTGAACCGGGTGCCCAACTCGTAGCTCGCATCGTTGTCGAAACGCTGCGGCGTTTGCGAGGAGAGCAAGCTCCTGCCGTTATTCGGCACGAACTCGATGTCCCGGAAATAGTTCGTGTTGTTAAAAGAATAAGTCGGCATCGCTCCCAGTTGGGAAGAGTTAACTCCGCTGCCCGCATAAGTGACGAGATGCCGGTTGTTCAAAGGCTGGACGAAGCCTTGCGGGGTATAGACGTAATGTTTGTCGGTCGCGCTGTTCGTGACCGACACGATGTAATCGGTGTCGGCTTGGACGGACAGAGGCTCGGGAAGCTCGAACAGCTTCCAGCCCGGGGATCCCGCAGGGAACGTCCAAGCGAAAGGTCCGGCTACCCGTACGCCGTCTCCGACTCTCCAAAGCGATACGCTATGCTGACCGCCTTCGTTCTCGTGAGCGTAGAGTCTCACTTTCGTAACCGTGCCGTCCACGGTCGTCTTGAATCGCGTACCCAGTTCGTATCGGGCGTCGTTGCCGGCTGCCGTCGGCGTTTCTCCCGCGAATATCGATTCGCGTCCCGTCACGGGATCGCCCGCGGGAATCGCAGTCGTCGGAGCGGAAGCCGCGACGAAAGCGTCCGCGATCGCGACGGTGCCCGAGGATAGGCGGTGCTTGTTTCCGGATACGGTCAACGTGACGGTGTGTGGCCCCGCCGGCAAATCCAGCGCCAGAACGAACTCCTTGCCGTATTCGGTTCGAGGAGAATACAGCTCGACGTAAGGATAAGCGACTCCGTCGATCTCGACGTCGATTCGGCCTCGGTCCGGACCGGTAGACGCGATCAACGAAAGGTAAGGGCCTTGGAAGGAATACGACAGCTTCGCGCCTTGCGCATTCGATCTCAACGCCGCCCCGCCGACGTAAGACGCGCGGGCTTCCGCGCTCCACGTTCCGGTTCGAACGACCTCGTTGCTTTCGGCTTCGGTATTCGCCGTATCGTTAGGAACGATGGCAAACAAGGACGTCGATTCCGCTTCCATATCGTACCGGAAGGAGGTCACGTTCTTCCCTACCGTCGCCTGGTTCAGCACGTCCACCACTCGCGACGGATTCGGCAGCCTTATGGATTTCATCCCCGCGTTCCCGGCAGCCGAATGGAGCATTAGCAGCTTGTCGTCGGTGCGAATATTGTCTTTGCCGTCGTAGGAATACACATGGGCGCCGCCCAGATTGCTAGCGATCGAACGGATCAAACCCGCTTTAAGCGGACCGGAGCCGCTGAAGATCGAAGTCCAGGAACCCATGTTTTTCCTTGCGAAGGACGTTTTGCCCGGATCCGCATCGTAATATCCGAGCCGCACCGCAGTAGGATCCGTCACGTAAAAGGATGGGGTATGTGCATATTCGGCCTCCACTCCGCCGCTGTCTTCTCCGATGACCCAACCCCCGACGGTCGTCGCAACGCTGCCTTCGGTCGCGGGATCGGAGAAATTCGAAACAATCGTCGCGGCGCTGGAATAGTCGGCCTTCGCCACGGTCATGCCGATCAAGTCCGTAATATTAGCCGTATCTGAACCGGATTCGTCGAAATAACCGGGCGCTCTCAGGAACACCAGCACATTGCCGTCTTTCTTTAAACCGTTGATCTCCGTCCTTTGGGCGGACGTGGCCCGGTAAGCGTTCATGAACACGAACGTCTTCACCGAATCGGGAATACTCGTCAGATCGGACATGACGTAATATCCGAACTTCACGCCGCTGCGGGCCATCTCGCGCTGTTGCTGCTCGAACAAATGAAAGAATCCGTAATCCAGATAACCCGCGGGTCCGTAAGGATTGTTGGTCGGCGTAACCTGATTGACGTTGAGAGTATGGTAAGGAAGCGAGTCTTCGTCCAAGATGACCGCCACGTCCGGTCTGAACTGCCTATCTTGGCTTTGGAGGTAACGGCTTGCCTGAACGGAAAGGAGCTTCTGGTATTCGTCCCATATCCCCTCTTCCTTAAACCACCCCTTGGAGTTGATGTCCATCAAGTATTGCCCGCCGCCGGTAACGATTTGATTGCCCGTCTCGCGCCGCAGCGCTTCCAATGTTTCTTCCGGCGTGTACGTTCTCGGGGTAAATAAAATATCTGCCGGATATGGCAAATCGTCCACGAGATGGGTACGCGTATCGTTCTCCAAAATAAACATCTTGCCGTGCAGAGCCAGCGAGTCGAAGGAGCCCATCGGCCCCGCGTTGATGCCCATCGCCCTATCCCCGTATTTGACGGGAGCGCTGATGAAATCCACGTTGGGAGAATCGAGCAGATCGCCCAATGCGTAATGACCGTTGTTGGACGGACGGGCATAGTGAGCGGCTACGTAGTGATAACCGTACATGGAGCCGAGCAACGTCTGCCCGCCGGTCGCCTGCTTGAACAATCCCCCGCGAAGTCGATCGTCTCGGCGATTTTCTTGCTGTAGAACGTCTGGTAATCGATCGCTTTGCACTCGGTTTCTATCGAACGGAAGAAGCGCTCCGCCGAATAGTCCCTCTCGGCAAGAGTCGGAATGCCTGCCGAGGCAAGCGTTACGCCGGCATCGTTCCAAGCCGCTTGCAGAGCCGAGTCCGTCGCGTATTTCTCGCTAAGCCATTGCCGAAACGCCGCGACCATCGGAGGCGAGTAATCTTCCCCCGCTCCGATCCTCGCCTCGCTATTGGAGTCGAAGTACCACTCCCCGCTATCCATGTTCATAATCTGAAAGCCCAAAATCCGATCCGAATAGGGCTGCTGTTTCAGCCATGCGATATAATCGGTCACTAAGTCGCTCAACTGATTCCGCCAATCCGCGGAAGCCAACGACGGCCACCCGGAACGAAGCCCCCTTTCCGTGACCGCGTATTGGTCGGCCGACAGATCGAACAACTGCTCGTCGGCGATGCCGATTCTCAGAATGCCGTAAGCGCCGGGATCGCGCTGGAACACGTCTTCGTTAACTTGTTCGTTCCACGCCATATCGTCAAGCACGTTAATCCAGAACTTCACGTGCACGTCGCGCGAATTCGCCATATTGATCGTATCTAGAAAAGGAACGTAGTTCGCGTGGATCTTCATCGTGCTGCCGTACAGAAATTGCGGTACGACCGGAGTTCCGTTGATTTTGAACACCGGACCGCCGTTCTCGTTGCCCATCGTTGCGGTCACGGGCCAATCCGCGGATGCGTAAGCCCGGGAAGGTTTATCCGGGGAAAACTGCACGATCCCCGTCATGCACAATACGATTGCCAAACAGAAGCGAAGCGTCGATGATATGCGGTTCATGATAATCCCATCTCCTCATCTTCTCGTCGTAATCGGAATCGACTTACCCTTTAACCGCGCCGGACATCAGTCCGGACACGAAGTGTTTCTGCCCGAATATAAACAACGCGACCACGGGAAGCGAAACCATGATCAAAAAGGCGTACACCAAGTTCCAATTTCGGACGTACTGGCTGATAAAGTTGTACACGAGCATCGGAAGCGTCCACTTGCTGCTGTCGTTCAGGAAAAACAACGGCATGCTCAAATCGTTCCATACCCCGACGAGAGACAGAATCGCTTGAGTCGTAATGACCGGGGTAAGCAGAGGCAAAATGATATGCAAAAAAATTCTCGTCGTTCCGAAGCCGTCCACGAAAGCCGATTCGTCCAATTCTCGTGGAATGCCTTTGATGAAGCCGGTAAAAAGAAAGACGGCGAACGGAAGATTCGTCGCGACGACGACTAGAATCAATCCCGTGAGCGTATTCATCAAATTCAGAAATTGCAGCGTTTTGATCGTCGGAATGTACATTAACGGAGCGACGAGACCCGCGATAAACAGAAAATACGCGCCAGCCGAAAATCCGCTCTTCCTTCTCGCCATGACGAAGGAGGCTATCGCCGCAAGCATGATGGTCAGGAAGATCGAAAGAAAAGAGATACACACGCTGTTCTTCAAAGATTGCAGGATTCTATCGCCGGATAACACTTGCCGGAAATTCCCGAACTCCCAAACCTCGGGCCAAAGCTTGTTAAAGGAAGCCGCCTCCATAGAACTCTTAAACGAACCGAGAATCATCATCAAGACGGGAAAAAAATAAAAGAACGCGGCAACGGTAAGCACGATCTCCAAAAGGAGTTTCCCCTTCCCCTTCGCCAACTTGGCTAGTCCGTTTCGGGCCGCGCCGGAGCTTGTACGGGTCGTCATGCTAGATGTCCACTTCTTTTCTTTTGAAATAGGCCAACGTCACGAAAGATATTGCCGTTATGAGAAGAAACAATACGAGATTCATCGCGGTACCGAGCCCCCATCTGCCGTCGCCGAACATCTGGAAAGCGATCGAGTTCAGCACGGAGGAAGCGTAGCCCGGCCCGCCGTTCGTCAGCACGAACACCTGCTCGAACACTTTGAAGCCCGCGATGAGGCTGAGCACGATATTGACGCTGACCGCTTGCATCATTAAAGGCAGCTTGATGCGGAAAAATTCCTGAAGAGCGTTCGCTCCGTCGATCTGGGCGGCTTCTCCGTAATCGCGCGGAATGGCAAGCAGGCCCGCCATGAAAATAATCATGTGAAAGCCCGTTCCTTTCCACACGTCGACGAAACTGACCGTAAACATGACGACGTTCCGATCCACCAGCCACTCTTGCCGCAACCACCCAAGCCCGACTTCTCCCAGGAACTGATTGAGGAATCCCTCGGGGTGCAGCAGCGCCGTGAACAATACGCCGACGACGATAAAGCTGAGCACGGTCGGAAGGAAAAACACGGTACGGAACAACCGCTTCATTCCGATCCGGCTGCACAGGGCTACCGCGAGCAACAGGCCGAGCGCGTTTTTCCCGATGCTGGTCACGACCGCGAAAAGCACCGTATTGCCGATCGACAACATTAAGTCGCCGTTGGTTACGATTTTCGTGAAGTTGTCCAAGCCCGTAAACCGGATGTTGTCGCGATAGGCGTTCCAATCGGTAAACGAGTAGACGAAGCTGAATAAAGTCGGGAAAATAAACAGAACCAAATAGACGAGCAGCGCCGGATAAATAAAAAAGTAAGGGTAAAGCCGTTTGCCTATCATGGAGCCATTCCTCCGAACCGTAGATATAAAATAAGAAGAGGCTTCCTTGCGTCGGCCTCTTCTTCGGCGGCTATGCCCCGCGGCTTACCATCCCGGTAATTCAGCGGCTTTAGCCAACTCTTCGACCTTCTCGTCCCAAGCTTTCAACACTTGTTTCGGCGTTTTCCCTTTACCGAACATGTCTTGATAGAGCCGGAACAGCTCGGACGTATCCACCGCGATCAAATCGTTGTATTGACGTACGACTTTTCCTTGGGAGATATACTCGTCGTACTCGCCCTGCATTAATGGATTAAAGTTTACTTCGATATCCTTGAACGCCGAGAACCTCGGATCTTCCGCGTATTGGATGCTCATGATGTCCGGTTGGCTCCAGAAATCAAGAAACTTCTTCGCTTCCTCGACGTTCTTGGAGTTTTTCGAGATAAACCAGCCCGTCACGGTGCCGACGGTCAAGTCGGGATTATCAACGCCCGGCGTAGCGAAAATGCCATAATCGCCGACCTTGTCTCCCGCTTCGAGGAAGTCTCCCAGCACGGTCATCGCCGCTTTGCCGGAGTTCATCGCCGCTCCCAAGCCGTCGAAGCCCACGGAGAGATGATCCTCGTTCACGTAGCCTTTCTCGAACAGCTGCATCACTTGTCCCAGAGCTTCCTCGAATCCCGGAACGTCAGCATGCTTGAGCTGGTTGGAGTTGATTTTGTCCATGATGTCGGTTCCTTTAATGACTTCCGAGAACGTGGTCAAGCCCCAGATTTGCGCGACCCATCCGTCTTTGTTCCCGAGGTAGAACGGCGTAATGCCGTTCGTCTTCAACGTCTCGCACACTTGCAGAAGCTCTTCGAACGTCTTCGGCACGCTCAGATTCAGATCGGCAAACATTTTTTTGTTGTATACGATGCCCAGAGCCGATCCTGAAGCGGCGAACGGCAAATTGTAGATGCTGCCGTTTATTTTGATAATCTCCGGATTAACGAGTCTCGCGACCCACGGCTCGTTGGACAAGTCGACGAAATTGTCGGCCGGATTGTATCTTCTCGCCATGTCCGAGACGTTGTGCCCGATGATGTCCGGCAAGTTTTTCGTCGCGATGCGCGTTCTAAGCAACGAGTCGTATTGGCTGCCGTCAACGGTTTGAAGATCGAAAGTCACATGCGGGTTCCGTTTGCTGTACTCTTTCGTAATCGTTTCATAAAATTTATTGTTGCCCCCGACCATCAGAGAGAGCGTGACTTTCTCCGGCGCGGGATCCGGGCTGGCCGATTGACTAACCTCAGGCGTTTCCGTCGCGGGCTGCGAGCCGCTGGCGGACGGTTGGGCCGTCTTCCCGGATCCGCATGCCGCGAGCAACGTCAGAGAGATACACATGAGGAGCACGATCACGGATTTCTTTTGGCGCAAATTCACTTGCTTATTCCCCCGTTCGTTTGGATGACTGATTCGATTCGTTTGCGATGGACATGTCCCGATCTCTATTGTAAACGCGTTCATTTTCGATAAGAATAGATCAATTAGGAAAGTTGCATGCACGATTTAGCACAAAAATCCTTTCCCGCGGAAAGGTTTGACGGATTCCCGATCCATTTGATACATTATGCTGAAATGCAAGATCATCCAGAAGCGGGGTCGACCGGATGTTTCGAAACTGGAGCCTTCAGAAAAAAATATTCGCGACGTACTCTATCATTATCGTGCTTATAATCGTCTGCTTCGTCGCCGCGTTCGCGGTTTACGCGTCGAAAATGATTCAGAATAACATCTATTCCGGCACGGAACGCCTGCTTCAGAAAATCACGGAGCAATTTGACGGCTTGATCGGAGACATGGAAAGAATCAACGTCAGCCTTCTCATGGACGAAAACTTGAACAAGCACCTTTACAACCCCGGCAGCATCCCCGGCCTCGGCGTACAAGAAACGAGAAAGCTGACGAATTCCATTTTCTCGATCAACGGCCCGTTCAGCTCCGCCTATAAGATCGTCGCCTTTAATTTCGAACACGAATACGCGCTCTCTCCGCAATCCGTCGATAATGCCGATACGCTGTTCAAAGCCGGAATCGAAGGCATTCCGATCTTCGAATCGCTGGCGAATAGCGACGGAGGCTTCAAGCTGCTTCCCCCGCACAACGACAATTGGTCCCAATTGCAAGTCCCGGTATTTTCTCTAAGCCGTAAAATCATGGACACGGCGGGCAAGGAATACGGCTATATCGAAGTTCAGCAAAGATATAGCGACCTAAGCAGGCTATACGATTCCGATCCTTCCATCGATTCGGAGTTCTATATCTTCGACGAAACCGGAAATCTCTTTTATCCCCAGCCATCGATAGAACCATTGAAATCTCCCGAAGACGCCGCTTTATACCGAACGTCCGTTTTCGACGGCAAAAGCGGCTCGACCACCGTCAGGAACAGCGAGGGAGAAGATCGCCTTCTGACGTACCGCCAATCTCCGCTCACCGGACACGTCATCGTCATCTCCCAATCCCGGCAAGAAGCGCTTGCCTCCGTCCATCTGCTCAGCACCTTGATTACGAGCGCAGGATTGCTATTCCTGATCGTCACCCTGATCGTTCTGTACAGCAGTTCGAAGAGATTGACCCTCCCGCTTCGTACGTTAGGCGGTTCGCTGAAACAAGTTTCATTGAGCAACCTTGCGCTGAATATCGAAAATACGGACAAGAACAATGAGATGCAGCTGCTAGACCGCATGTTCAAAAAGATGTTCTCGCGTTTGCAGCATTCGATCGAGCAGCTTACGGAAGCCAAGGAACGAGAGGCGAAAGCACAACTTCTCGCGCTTCAATCCCAGATCAATCCGCATTTCATCCATAACACGCTGGCGACGATCGGAGCCGCGGCCAAACATGCCGATCAACGCGAGAAAGTGGCGGAGATGTGCAGGCAGCTCTCATCTCTGCTGCATTACACGACTTCTTCGGCCGACTGCGTTCGGGTCGAGGACGAGCTGCAATATACGAGAAACTATCTGAATCTACTGAAATACAGATATGAGGAACATTTCGGCTTCGCGATCGACGTCGATCGCGAACTTCTTGATATCGAAATCCCGAGAATAACCATTCAACCATTCGTCGAAAACGCGATGAAGCACGCTTTTAACAGCGTCCCTCCTCCATGGCATATTCGTATTTTCGGCTCATGTCGGGAGAATAAGTGGGAACTATCGATAAGCGACGACGGGGCAGGCGCCGACGAAAACCGGTTGAAAGCCATCCGTGAACGAATCGATGCGATTATCGCGAACGGCGAACGGTCGGAAGACGCCGCTTCGACGGAGACGGAAGATGAAGGGTTGGGCATCGTCAACACATTTGCGAGGCTTGTCCTCTTGTTCGGGGAAAATACGTGGATGACGATCGAAAATCTTCCCGAACGGGGGCTGCGCGTCTCATTCGGGGGAACGATCAACTCACGAGCGGAGGGACAACATGTATAGAGTCATGGTCATAGAAGACGAACCTCCATTAATTCGGGATATCCAATACGAGATCGAGAGAATCTCCTCTTTTTTCAAGGTTACGATGACGGCCATTAACGGCGCCGAAGCTCTGAAGAAACTGGAAACGGAAACGCCCGACGTTATTTTCACCGATATTCGGATGCCGGTCATGGACGGGCTGCAACTGATCAAAGAAGTCCGCAAGCGCGACGCCGATATTCCTTTCGTCATTCTAAGCGGGTACAGAGACTTCGGCTATGCCCAAGAAGCGCTGAAATTCCATGCTTACGATTATCTATTGAAACCCGTCTCCCCTGACGATCTGCAAGAAGTGCTGCATAAGCTTCGGTCGAAACTGGATGGTACGAAGGAAGAGAAGGTTAGGTCTGCGTTGGCCTCGGCACTGCACGGAGAAATGCTCGAGAACGAAGTCGACGAACTCTTCTTGAAAGGCAGAACGGCCGTGTTGTTGGTTGCACACTGCGGAGGAATGTTTGCGGAAGCGAGCGGAACGACTCCATCGATGGCCTTGCCTACCAACTCGGAAATCGAAATTCGGCTGGCTAACATGCTCGGCCCGGGCAATAAGATACATGCGTTTAACGGCAGCGCTCCCACGGAAAAAATCGCGATTTTCGTCTGCGACGACGAAGGAGCGCAGGTAACGGA
Encoded proteins:
- a CDS encoding ABC transporter substrate-binding protein, with product MNLRQKKSVIVLLMCISLTLLAACGSGKTAQPSASGSQPATETPEVSQSASPDPAPEKVTLSLMVGGNNKFYETITKEYSKRNPHVTFDLQTVDGSQYDSLLRTRIATKNLPDIIGHNVSDMARRYNPADNFVDLSNEPWVARLVNPEIIKINGSIYNLPFAASGSALGIVYNKKMFADLNLSVPKTFEELLQVCETLKTNGITPFYLGNKDGWVAQIWGLTTFSEVIKGTDIMDKINSNQLKHADVPGFEEALGQVMQLFEKGYVNEDHLSVGFDGLGAAMNSGKAAMTVLGDFLEAGDKVGDYGIFATPGVDNPDLTVGTVTGWFISKNSKNVEEAKKFLDFWSQPDIMSIQYAEDPRFSAFKDIEVNFNPLMQGEYDEYISQGKVVRQYNDLIAVDTSELFRLYQDMFGKGKTPKQVLKAWDEKVEELAKAAELPGW
- a CDS encoding carbohydrate ABC transporter permease; protein product: MTTRTSSGAARNGLAKLAKGKGKLLLEIVLTVAAFFYFFPVLMMILGSFKSSMEAASFNKLWPEVWEFGNFRQVLSGDRILQSLKNSVCISFLSIFLTIMLAAIASFVMARRKSGFSAGAYFLFIAGLVAPLMYIPTIKTLQFLNLMNTLTGLILVVVATNLPFAVFLFTGFIKGIPRELDESAFVDGFGTTRIFLHIILPLLTPVITTQAILSLVGVWNDLSMPLFFLNDSSKWTLPMLVYNFISQYVRNWNLVYAFLIMVSLPVVALFIFGQKHFVSGLMSGAVKG
- a CDS encoding DUF4082 domain-containing protein — encoded protein: MFKQATGGQTLLGSMYGYHYVAAHYARPSNNGHYALGDLLDSPNVDFISAPVKYGDRAMGINAGPMGSFDSLALHGKMFILENDTRTHLVDDLPYPADILFTPRTYTPEETLEALRRETGNQIVTGGGQYLMDINSKGWFKEEGIWDEYQKLLSVQASRYLQSQDRQFRPDVAVILDEDSLPYHTLNVNQVTPTNNPYGPAGYLDYGFFHLFEQQQREMARSGVKFGYYVMSDLTSIPDSVKTFVFMNAYRATSAQRTEINGLKKDGNVLVFLRAPGYFDESGSDTANITDLIGMTVAKADYSSAATIVSNFSDPATEGSVATTVGGWVIGEDSGGVEAEYAHTPSFYVTDPTAVRLGYYDADPGKTSFARKNMGSWTSIFSGSGPLKAGLIRSIASNLGGAHVYSYDGKDNIRTDDKLLMLHSAAGNAGMKSIRLPNPSRVVDVLNQATVGKNVTSFRYDMEAESTSLFAIVPNDTANTEAESNEVVRTGTWSAEARASYVGGAALRSNAQGAKLSYSFQGPYLSLIASTGPDRGRIDVEIDGVAYPYVELYSPRTEYGKEFVLALDLPAGPHTVTLTVSGNKHRLSSGTVAIADAFVAASAPTTAIPAGDPVTGRESIFAGETPTAAGNDARYELGTRFKTTVDGTVTKVRLYAHENEGGQHSVSLWRVGDGVRVAGPFAWTFPAGSPGWKLFELPEPLSVQADTDYIVSVTNSATDKHYVYTPQGFVQPLNNRHLVTYAGSGVNSSQLGAMPTYSFNNTNYFRDIEFVPNNGRSLLSSQTPQRFDNDASYELGTRFTALTDGYATKARIYAHENEAGIHRVSLWKAGDGTLLAGPYDWNVNADSSGWKEFSLPTPARLKAGTEYIVSVTNSVYDKQYAVAEQGFSTPIANGRLISYAGGGVSTTAIGTMPTYSNNDTNYFRDVVFVPDHEQTVMDTSVPQSFSNDRRYELGTKFRPTADGRIVGVRFYAHPDEGGAHLVSLWRVSDGQRIAGPYTWNVSTRHPGWREFIVPEPISVTSGTDYIVSITNGPSDFYYAASPQGFANPISNGNLVTYSGSGVSTTAIGTMPTYTFNNTNYFRDVLFVPEE
- a CDS encoding cache domain-containing sensor histidine kinase produces the protein MFRNWSLQKKIFATYSIIIVLIIVCFVAAFAVYASKMIQNNIYSGTERLLQKITEQFDGLIGDMERINVSLLMDENLNKHLYNPGSIPGLGVQETRKLTNSIFSINGPFSSAYKIVAFNFEHEYALSPQSVDNADTLFKAGIEGIPIFESLANSDGGFKLLPPHNDNWSQLQVPVFSLSRKIMDTAGKEYGYIEVQQRYSDLSRLYDSDPSIDSEFYIFDETGNLFYPQPSIEPLKSPEDAALYRTSVFDGKSGSTTVRNSEGEDRLLTYRQSPLTGHVIVISQSRQEALASVHLLSTLITSAGLLFLIVTLIVLYSSSKRLTLPLRTLGGSLKQVSLSNLALNIENTDKNNEMQLLDRMFKKMFSRLQHSIEQLTEAKEREAKAQLLALQSQINPHFIHNTLATIGAAAKHADQREKVAEMCRQLSSLLHYTTSSADCVRVEDELQYTRNYLNLLKYRYEEHFGFAIDVDRELLDIEIPRITIQPFVENAMKHAFNSVPPPWHIRIFGSCRENKWELSISDDGAGADENRLKAIRERIDAIIANGERSEDAASTETEDEGLGIVNTFARLVLLFGENTWMTIENLPERGLRVSFGGTINSRAEGQHV
- a CDS encoding carbohydrate ABC transporter permease, whose translation is MIGKRLYPYFFIYPALLVYLVLFIFPTLFSFVYSFTDWNAYRDNIRFTGLDNFTKIVTNGDLMLSIGNTVLFAVVTSIGKNALGLLLAVALCSRIGMKRLFRTVFFLPTVLSFIVVGVLFTALLHPEGFLNQFLGEVGLGWLRQEWLVDRNVVMFTVSFVDVWKGTGFHMIIFMAGLLAIPRDYGEAAQIDGANALQEFFRIKLPLMMQAVSVNIVLSLIAGFKVFEQVFVLTNGGPGYASSVLNSIAFQMFGDGRWGLGTAMNLVLFLLITAISFVTLAYFKRKEVDI